The Sphingobium sp. JS3065 genomic sequence GTTTGGATTCAGCCTGTCGTCGATAAGGCCTCGATGACCATCTCCTATGAAATCAGGCGCGGTGGAACCAAGACCGAGCTGGCCAGGGCGAAGGAAGGCACAAAGGCCGGGCGAGGTGCCAATTTCCGGTGCTTGCTCTCTGATACTGCAATCACGCCCGATTATGTGAAGAGCATCGGACGTGCCGGTCGCATGGGCCAAGTGCTAATGGCGATCGTCGCGGAAGGCAAAAATGGTCGAGCTTATGCAGCTCCGACGCCTGAACAGGTTAATGCTGCCTTCGCGGCCAAACCGAAATGGAAGCCGACAACAAATCTACCCAATGATCCAAGAAATTTCTGGACTGTCGATTACGGTCTAACGACTTTTGGTGATCTGTTCACAGATCGCCAGCTTGTAGCCCTGACAACATTTAGCGATCTAGTTCACGATGTACGGGCTATTATCGAGAAGGATGCCTTGGCATCCGGAATGCTAGATGACCACGCGCGTTTAGCCGACAGCGGCAAAGGCGCTAAGGCGTATGCAGAGGCGGTGGCTGTTTACCTAGGCTTCCTTACCGGCCAACTTGCCAATCATTGTTCAACCATATGCGGGTGGAACGCGCCCAATCAGCAAATGCGCTCGACCTTCGCCCGCCAGGCTATCCCGATGACTTGGGATTTTGCCGAAGTTAATGTATTTAGCACCTCAAGCGGCAGCTATCACAGCCTCTTCAGCCGTATGGTGAAGGGGTTTGAGGCCATTGGTGCCGGCGTGCAGCAAGCATGTGTAACTCAGGCCGATGCACAGAGCCTATCGTACAATGCGGGAACAGTCGTCTCCACCGATCCGCCTTATTACGACAATATTGCTTATGCCGATCTGTCAGACTTCTTTTTCTGTTGGATGAAGCCGTCTCTGAAGGAAGTGTATCCCGATCTTTTTGGGCTCCTCGTCACACCGAAGGCTGATGAGCTTGTTGCCACCCCTTATCGGCATGGTGGTCGCGAGGCCGCTGACACATTCTTTTTGCAGGGAATGAGGCGGGCAATTACGACTATGGCTCAGCAGACGTCGGCTGATTTCCCGACGACCATATATTATGCCTTCAAGCAGAGTGAGGTGGAGCAGGAGGGTATAAGCTCTACTGGTTGGGCCACGTTCATTCAGTCTATCGTCGAGGCTGGCTACGCAGTGGTGGGAACATGGCCACTTCGGACCGAGAAGCCGGGGCGGATGATCGCCGTTGGAACTAACGCGCTCGCTAACTCAGTGGTGCTGGTCTGTCGTAAGAGAGACATTGCTGCAGAGGCGATCACGAGAGCCGAATTCATCCGCGCGTTGAAGCGGGAGCTACCGCCCGCAATTTCTGAATTGCAATCCGTGAGCATCGCGCCTGCGGACATGCCGCAGTCGGCGATCGGCCCCGGCATGGGGATTTTCTCTCGTTATGGCGCCGTCTTGGAGTCGGATGATACGCCAATGACCGTCAAAGTCGCCTTGCAGCTCATCAATCGTGAGCTGGATGAATACCTTGGCGGCATCCAAGGCGAATTTGATCCCGACACCCGCTTTGCGATTACATGGTTTGAGCAAAACGGTTTGAAGGCAGGTGATTACGGCACCGCGAACTCCATCGCTCAAGCACGCGGTGTGTCGGTCGAAAGTGTCCGCCATGCTGGGATCGTTGAAGGTCAAGCCGGCAAAGTTCGCATCCTCGCGCGCGACGAGTTGGACGACACCTGGGACCCTGCAGCAGATGGCCATCTGACAGTCTGGGAGGCGTGCCAGCATCTCGTTCGCGCGCTCGAGAATGACGGTGAAGCCAGTGCAGCGTTGCTCTTGAAGAAGCTGGGATCGGAGATGGCAGAAGCCGTCAAGGATCTGGCCTATTGCTTGTACGGCATCTGCGAGAAGCGAGCCGATGCCAAGGAAGCCACTTCTTACAATGCATTGATCGCCGTCTGGACCGAGCTTACCCGGCAGGCGGCGGCAATCCACGACACGGGTGGCGATCGCCAGACCCGGTTGGATCTCTGAGGGGTACGAGTAAATGGCCAAAAGTACGCGCCAGCAAGTGTTTGAAGGTATGGAGCTGCTGCCCGAGGCGCTGATCCCTTTTGTGGAAAAGCGGCTGGAGAGTTCGCTTAAGGGGCATTGGCAGGTCCAGGTGCTGGAGAAGCTGCCCGGCCTGCGCCCCAACGGCAAAGGCGAAGTGGGCTGGGATCAGGCCGCCCTCTTCAACGCCATGGACCGCTTCTGGATGGACGCGTTCAAGGCCGTGCTGGGTCGCGCCGAGCGATCTTTGGTCAATGAGTTGGTCGACGTCCGCAACAAGCTCTCGCACAACGAGACCTTCACTTACGATGACGCCGAGCGCGCGCTGGACTCCATGCGCCGTCTGATGGAGGCGATCAGCGCTGGCGAGACGGCCGAGCAGCTCTCCAGGATGCGCGATACGATCCTGCGCACGAAATTCACCGAGCTTCAGCGCAATGAGGAGCGTCGCAAGACGCAGCGGCTGGATATCTCCGTCGAGACCGTTGCTGGCCTGCTTCCCTGGCGCGAGGTGGTCGAGCCCCACCAGGACGTAGCCACCGGCGAGTTCCAGCAGGCCGAATTCGCGGCCGACCTCGGCAAGGTTCATACGGGCAGCGCTCCGGCAGAATACCGTGATCCGCAGCAATTCTTCAGCCGGACCTATCTGACCGAAGGCTTAAGTACGCTGCTTGTAGGTGCCGCCAAACGCCTGTCGGGCGGTGGCGGTGATCCGGTTGTCGAGCTGCAAACCAACTTTGGCGGCGGCAAGACCCACTCGATGCTGGCGCTCTATCATATGGCTGGCGGTACGCCGGCGCAGGATCTGTCGGGTCTCGATCAACTGCTCGATGAGCATGGTCTGGCGGTCCCGGCCAAGATAAATCGCGCCGTTCTGGTCGGAACGTCGCGCGGGCCGCAGGACGTTCTCAACGCCACTGGCGACAGGAAAATCCGCACGACCTGGGGCGAGCTGGCATGGCAGCTCGGTGGCGAAGACGCCTTCGACATGATCGCGGAGAATGACGCGAAGGGCATCGCGCCTGGGTCGAACCTCCTCGAGGAAATCTTCAACAAATACTCGCCGTGCCTGATCCTGATCGACGAATGGGTCGCCTATCTGCGCCAAATCTACCGGGTCGAAGGTCTCCCGTCCGGCTCATTTGACGCCAACCTGTCGTTCGTCCAGTCGCTGACCGAAGCCGTGAAGGCGAGCCCGGGCACATTGCTGGTGGCGTCGCTGCCCGCGTCGCAGATCGAAGTCGGCGGCGAAGGTGGCCAGGAAGCTCTGGCTCGGCTGAAGCAGACCTTTAGTCGCGTGGAATCGTCATGGCGTCCGGCTTCGCAGGAAGAGAGCTACGAAATCGTTCGCCGTCGGCTCTTCAAGCAGATCCCCGGCGATAAATTCCATCACCGCGATAATACGCTCAAGCAGTTCGCCAAGCTTTATCGCGAGAACTCGAACGACTTCCCGCAGGGCTGCGCCGACGAAGATTATCGTCGAAAGCTGGAGAAGGCCTATCCCATCCATCCGGAGCTGTTCGATCAGCTCTACACGAGCTGGGGCTCGCTGGAAAAATTTCAGCGTACGCGTGGCGTTCTGCGGCTTATGGCGCAGGTCATCCACGAATTGTGGATGAACGGTGACCCGTCCGTGATGATCATGCCTGGCAGCGTCTCAGTCAGTTCGCCGCGGGTGGAACCCGAACTGCTGCACTACCTCGATGTCAGTTGGCAGTCGATCATCGCGGCTGACGTCGATGGCACGGCCGCCACGCCGTACAAAGTCGATCAGTCCGCGCCGAACCTCAATCGCTACTCAGCGACGCGGCGCGTGGCCCGGGCGATCTTCATGGGTACGGCACCGACGCATCAGCAGCAGAATACGGGCCTCGACGACAAGCAGATCAATCTGGGCGTCGTCCAGCCCGGCGAGCGCCCTGCCATCTTTGGCGACGCGCTGCGGCGGCTGACCAATCAAGCCAAGTTCATGCACGCCGATCTGGGGCGCTACTGGTACTCGATGTCGGCCAGCCTCAACCGCATCGCGGCGGATCGTGCCGCGCAGCTTGAAAGCGCGCTGGTCCTGATGACCATCGACAATGAGCTGACGAAATACATCAACGGCATCGCTGACCGTGGTCATTTCGACGCCGTGCAGGTGGCGCCCTCGACCTCCGCGGAGGTGCCCGATGAGGCAGGTGGCGTTCGCGCTGTCGTGCTGGGTGTCGCCCATCCCCATACCGGACGCGACGGATCCGAGGCGCTGACCGAGGCCAAGGAGATATTGATCCAGCGCGGCAGCACGCCGCGCGTCTATCGTAATATGCTGGTTTTCATCGCTGCGGAGGCACGTCAGCTCGACAACCTCAAGGATGCCGTCCGCTCGGCCTTGGCCTGGGGCGAGATCGTCCGCGATACGGATCGGCTCAACCTGACCCAGAGCGACAGCGCGCTGGCCAAAGCGAAGCTCACCGAGGCGAACGAGACCGTCAAGACACGCCTGAAAGAAGCGTGGTGCTATCTTCACTATCCGGTCCAGGAGAGCGCGCAGGCCGAAGTCGAGTGGGTTTCGGGCAAGGTGCCAGCCCAGGACGGTCTTCTTGCGCGGGCGAGCAAGAAGCTGGTGGCGGAGGAGGGGTTGCTCCCCGAGCTTGGCCCCACTCGCCTTGACCGGGATCTCCAGAAATACATCTGGAACGGCAAGCCGCATCTCTCGCTCAAGGATCTGTGGGAATATCTGAACCGCTACACCTACCTGCCCCGGCTTAAGAACCAGGCTGTGCTGGTGAAGACGGTGCAGGCCGCCATTGCGGGGATGCTGCCCGGGCCGTTTGGTTTTGCGGAGCGGTGGGACGACAAGACCGACACCTATCTAGGACTGGCGATCGAGCGCGCCACCAACGCCGCCGTTGTGATCGATAGCGACAGTGTCATCATCAAGCCTGACGTGGCTGAAGCGCATCGCGCGGCGCCGGTGCAGCCCGGTTCGCCCACCGTCCCAGGCGCTCCCGCCAGTCCAGAAGGTGCGCCACCGATCGCCGGTCCCGCAGATGGAACGCCGGATACCCCGCCGCCGGAGCGCAAGCCGACCCGGTTCCTAGGAACCGTCATGATCTCGGCCGAGCGACCGGCGCGGGAAATTCATCAAATCGTCGAAGGTATCGTAGAGCAACTCACGACGATCCCCGGCAGCGTAGTTTCGCTCAAGCTCGAAATCGACGCCGACGTTCCATCAGGTTTAGACCGAGCCAAGGTCCGGACGTTGATTGAAAATGCGAACACCCTCGGGTTCATAGACAAATCTGTTGAATAAGCGAGGCAGCTTTAGGGACGACCTGCCTGCTGAAGAATGCCCTCGGCTGGGAATGGCGTCGGATATTCGGTTTGCATGTCTTGCCGGGCTGGCAGGAAGGGCCTTGGTCTCATCGGAGGAGAGAGGGCTTGGTGATGGGTGGGAGAATTTTCTACCCATCGCGCACGTTTCTGCTATGTTCCATGGAGATGCGAGATGAATGCCCTGATGTCCAACTTTGACCTCGATAGCGCCGACATCCACCGCTCCTCATCCAAATGGGAGGGGTTATCCGAAATCGATCAGGCGATCCGCGAGAACCGCCTGATGGAATACCGGATCAAGAAGTCGTGGGCGGATCCCTGGGGGCGGAAACTCACACTAACCGCGCTGGCGGTAATTGTTGCTGGTTTTTCGTTCCTGGTGGGGGCGTCATTCGGACTTTGGTGATCTACCAGTAGATTACCACTCCTTCACATCATCGGCAGCCTCGGAGCTCGCCCCTTGCGCCCCCTTGGTGACCGCATCGAGACGCCCTCTGGATGCCCCGATTCGCTGGCGGCCGGCTGCCTGAACGCGTTGGACCTCATCGTGGACGTTGCTGGGAGCCACCTGCGGTACGTTGGACGGCGCGCCGCCACTGATCGAGGCGCGACCGCGAACAGCCGCAGGGCCAGACATTGTGGGACGGGATACCGGTTCTCCCGGCGTAAGCACCAGACGATCGTCGATGCCATCGCGAAGCTGTTCCGCGTAGCTCTCAATGAATTTGCCTTGCAAAGCCTGCCCTTCGGGACTGAGTTGGAAGGTCACGTCGTCGAACCTTACGTTCCCATAGTAGTCGCGGTTGCGCTCGATCTCGGCGAGGCCCCATTCCCGGTATGCCTGAGACAGGTTGAGGCTACCGGCGGCACTGCTGCCCTCGACGAATGCAGCCTGGCTTTCCAGTCTGTTCGCAAGTTCCTCGGCCCGCCGAGCCTCGCGGCTGTAACTTTGTGCTTCGGTCAGAGACGCATTCATGCCGCTGGCCGTGGTTGTTACCGAGGAGCTGGATGAAGTGCTGACGGAACGAACAAACCCGTCGCGTGTGCTCGACCAGTTGCGGCTGTCCGACATCTGCGCAAGGCTACCGAAGATGCGCGAGCGATCTTCCGAGGCAATGCCGATGTCACTGTCAGTCCAGGTTCGATTACCTCCGCCTTTCAAGCCGACGTTTGCAGATGCGACGCCATTTGTGACGCCAGCGCTAGCGCCGGCCTCACCGCCGAGGAACCATGCGGTTGTAATGTCGTCGGCGGCGCGGCGCGAGAGGCCGAACTGGCGCTGCAGGTTGGTCGAGGCCTGATCGACCTCGCTGAATGCGGTCTGGATGCTGTCGGAGTTTGAGGTGCCGGTTGCGCTCTCGAATGCGCTGCCGCGGCTGAACTGGTTGCGCAGTTCGCGGAATTGAGAGACGGCGCTTGCGGTAGATTCCGTAGCGACGTTCGCATAGGTCTCGCTGTTCGAGCGGGCCTGCGAGGCCATGGTGGACAGGCGCGAGGTGAACTCCTGGCCGAGCGTCGGCGTGAACGGATAGCTGGAGTTCGGGAGCTGGTCGTAGCTGGCTTCGGGGAAGCTCGTTGTCGTCGTGCCCGTGTCGCTGAGCGTGCGGGTCTGCGCCGCACCATAGGTGAAGCTTGGCGCAATCGTGCCTTGCGCGAACTGCCGGGTCATCACGCTCGAATTCTCTAGGCTCGTGTTGCCCAGCGCCACATTGCCCGTGCTGGCTTCGCGAGCGGCTTCCTCGGCGGCATTCTGGCTGGGGTTGAGGTAGCTGGTCGCGTGGTGCGAGATCGCCATCGCGCCCTTGGCGACGCCGCCCGCCAGGAACGGCACCGAAGCGATCAGGTAACCGGCAAGCAGGCCGATATCGCTGTTGACGTCGGCCATGCCGGTGAAGCTGGCAAGGCTGAGGCCATTGCTGCCGGCAACGGCGCTCATGTCTGCCGCGCCCTTGAACATCAGCATCATGTGCAGGATCACGAACAGCGGACCCCAAGCAGCGAGATAGAAGAATCCGGTGACATAGCCTTTGAGCGCCAGCGGGCCGGTCTTGGGCAGCAGGAACAGCGGAAACAGCACCGGGAAGAGGGCGTAAAACAGGACCGTCAACACGACATTTAGGAGCGGCACCCATTTCATCGCATTGCTGGCGATCGAGCCATAGGTGCGCTCGGTCTGGATGTCGGCACGGGTCTGGGCATAGACGTCGACATTGCCCGCGCCGCTGGCGCCGCTAAGCGAATGCATCGCCTGGCTCATCGCATTGATCGTCAGGGTCTGCTTGAAAATGTCGGTCGCACTGGCCGACACACCGGCGAGGTACTGGTAAGCGACCGGCAGGTCTGAGAACAGTTTGGCCTTGGCGAGTGCTGCGGTTTGATTGGGGTAAAGCTGACGGCCGAAGACGGTTCCCATGCCGTCGATGAGGCCGGTCCACTGGGCATTCAGGGCATCGAATGCTTCGCGGCAGGTGATGATCGTCGAGGTGACCTGGCCCGAAGCGGCGTCGCGGGTCAGGAAGCGCTGTGCCCGGGCCTGGCTCCCCGGCGCAATCGTCGCCCAGATGTCGTTCGTCTCGGCCAGTTCCTTCATCGAATAGCGGCCAAGCAGCACGTCGTAGAACACGCATTGCCGGAAATGCTCGTCGAGATTGGCGGCGAATTCGGGGTCGGAGATGCGCAAGGACCGTGTCGCATCGTAGAGCCGTGCGCCGTAGATCATGCCGTTGCGCGAATAGTTGAGATCGCCGGGCAGGCCGAACACGACCTCGGCCGAGCCGGTGAGATAGTCGCCGACCTGGCTGGTGAAGCTCGCCATCAGCGCGAGGCCCAGAGGCACATTGCTGACATTGGCCGGTGCCAGGCTGGGGTTCAGCCGGTCGGTCACATGCACGTCGATGCGCGGCACCATCAGGCAGGAATACATGAGCGTCGCGCCGAGGAACCAGTTGATCCACGCGCGCCAGTCCTGGTTGAAGGCGAGGGTCAGCGCTGAGAGCGCCAGCCCCATTACCATCACCACCTGGAGCAGGCTCTTGTAGCCGCCGTTGCCGGTCCATGCCGCGACTGCCTGGAACACGTTGACCAGGTAGTCGCCGCCGCCAACCGTGAAAATCTCGACCATTGCATTCGCATCCTGCGAAGAGGGGGAAGAAGGGAAGCGTCAGTGGGTGAGGGCGCGGCTCTGGACCCCGCGCGACCAGTCGAGCGCGGCAGCCATGCCCGGCGACATCTGGGTCGCGAGCACGTTCTCGATGAACGCTGTCTTCTCGATGATCTGCATGATCGCGGTGACGCGCAGATGCGTGTTCGCCTGCCGGTCGGCGAGCGCCTGGCGCACCACGTTCACCTGGCCCTGCCACATGGCAATCTTGGCTTCGTCGGCGCCGATGAAGCTCGACATCGACCGGCCCGCTTCGCTGACGATCCGGTCCAGGACCGCGAACAGCAGATCGACACTGGCGATCTCCGCCAGCGTTTCGCGGTCATCGGTCGGCATACCGCGGCCATAGGCGGCCTGGACGGTCAGGATCTTGTAGAGCGGGATCGAGGCGACCTGGAGCAGTTCCTTCTGCGCATCGGTGATCGGGGTGTCGTCGTGGATCGCCTGGACCATGCCGTCGATGAGCGCCGCGACCCGCGGCCGCAGCGCCTTCGACGCTGGCAGCGCGAACGACTTGAAGCCGGGATCGAGGCACTTGTCGGTCTCATCGCAGTTGAAAATGAGGACACGGTTGGCCCCGGTCCCATCGAGCAGCGAGGTCACGAGCGTCGAGGAGGCTTCGCCGGCGATCGGCACGAACTTGCCCGGCTCGTCGTCCTTGGGCGGCACATAGATGATCGTGCCGATGAGCGTCATCGCATATTCGGCCAGTTCGCGGTCGAACGTCCCGCCGGGTGAGAAGAATGCCGACTTCTTGAGGATGGTCCAGGTGTAGTTCCGAGCCACCCCGGGATTGACGTCATCGTACTTGCCCGACCCTTGCGCCGTAGTGCTGGCGCGCTGGCCCTTGGTGCCGCAGCCATGTTTGGCGGCAGCATAGTCGGTGAAGATGCCTTCAGAGTTTCCGATCGCCTCGCAGATCGCCTTGTCGGCAAGGTCGCCCTTGGGCCAGATGCCGCCGACCAGACCCTGGGCCATCTCGCAGCTGTTGATGTTGAGGTTGTTCATGAGCTGAGCCTTCTGGCTGAACTCCTGCATGATCTTCGAACATTCCGGGCAGACCGTGTCGATCGCGAGGCTGAAGGCAAAACCGACCGCATTGTTGGCGACCGCTTTCAGCATCGCGACGATCTCGCTGGCATTGATGAAGCTGAATGAGCCGGCGAAGATATCGATACCGCCGCAGCCGGCGCGCGCGCGCGGCAGTTGCAGGTTGGCGATGTTGGTCGTCTTTTGGGGGAAGCGCGTCCAGACGTTGCCGAGGCTGTAATAACCTGCCGACTGGCCCTGGAACGCGGTCGGGCCGTTCACATTGGCCGCGCCGCCGACATCGTTCAGGAACGAGTCCATCGAACTGCCGACGTCAGCCGAGACGCTGCTGAGAGGGATGGTGGCCGCGAGGAGCGCGGCGAGCAGCACTGTCTTTGGGCGTTTCATCCTAGTAGTCACGTCCGGCTTCCTTCGATGTGAGGAGGTAAATGCGGTCCTGAAGTTCGTCGGCGGACATCACGCCGTAGCCGACCGGGATTGCGCGGCCCTTGGCGGCGTCCCACAGCACAACCGCCGGCGTGACCTTGGGCTCGAGCCCCATGCGGGTGCGCTGGTTGGTCTCGACGGTGTAGCTCGGGAAATGCCGTGAGGGGCCGCCGTCGGTCGAGATCGCGCGCACTGTGATGTGCCAGGTCGATGCAACGCCTTGGACGATCGGCGACATGACCTCGCAGGCGCCGCAGCTCTGCGCGAAGAAGTAGAACAGGCCGTATCGCTGCGAGAGATTGCCCATGACCGTGTCGCGCTCGGAAGTCCGCGCGTCCTGCCATTGGCGTTTGCCCAGCGTCGAGACGGGGCGTTGCAGCGTATAGTCGAGGTCGGGGTCCTGCCAGATCGCCCGCTGCCAGACATCGCTGAACAGCGAGGCGCGGTCGAGCTGTTCGCGCTGGAACCGGATATAGGCCGTCACATTGGCGGGGGTCGGCTCCAGGATCGCCTTGGCCTTGAGTTCGCGCAAGGTCGCCGTGACCGCGTCGAGCTGGCTGGTCGCGCTGGCACTCGGGGCCGGAATGGCCGCGTCCTGCTCGGGCTGCCTGGGCCTGGTGCAGTAGAACCAGTATCCGAGCCTGCGCTGCTCGCAGTAGAAGCTGTCCTGCTTTTCGCTGGTCGTAACAAGCGGCGGCTCCTCGGCCGACGCCGGGGCGGCTGGAAGCGGGCAGGAGGCGATGAGCGTGAGGCAGGCGGCCAGAAGCCGCCGCCTGACCTTACTGGCGTGCGCGGGCATAGTAGTCCTCGATTTTCTGCTGGATTTCGGTGGCAGCCTGCAGTTCGTCAGGCAGGCGGGCGGCATCGGTGAACTCGGCATAGACCTCGCTGAAATCCATCTTCGAGAGGTCGAGCCGGGCGAACTCGTCGATAGTGAAGCCAAGGCACTGCTCGGTCTTGGGCTTGCCCCAGGGCCTGCCGAGCTGCTGGCGGCCCTGCTCCTGGAGGATACGCGAGAGCTTGGATTCGAAGCAGCAGTAGACCTTCTTCTTGGTCAGGCAGACGCCGAGGAACGAGGACGAGCAATAGGTCCCGACATAGGCGCACAGGCCTTGCACATCGCGCTCGTGGAGCAGCATCTCCTCGCGGCTGCACCCCAGCGCCACGAGCAACTGGATCCCCGGGATGAGCGGGAAGCCCTTGCCCTTGCAGCAATTGAGAATGCCGAAGACCTTGGACGAACAGGTTTCGCGGGTGCCCTTGAACAGGCTGAGGGTGTCGGGATCGAACTCGCGGCGTGCCTGCCCCATCGCATTGAGGGCAACCGCGGCATCCTTGAACTCGTCATTGGCCTCGCGCTCGATCGTCTCGCACGAGCCGTCGATGCAGTAGACGTCGCCGTCGCAGATGAACTGGTTTGTGCTCGCCGGCTGGTCGGGAACCGGGCAGTCATAAACCCGCTCCCAGGTCCGGCATGGCTCGTCTGTCAGGCAATCTTCGCGCACCAGTTTGCAGCCGGGCGTGCTCTCCAGCGTCTGGCAGTCCTGCGCCTCGGTATAGGTCGCGCAAGCGTAGCTGCGCGACCAGGCCCAGCAGGGCTGGGTGACGGCCACGCCATCGACGATGCGCGTCACCGGATCGCTGTCGGCGCAAGTCTCGGTATCCTTCTGGCAGGTGCTGTCACCGGCGAGGCTGGCGCACTGGCTTTCGTCGCGGGTCGCCGTGACGACATTCTCGCCAGTCACCGTATAGGGCGTCGCGCCATCGACCGGTGACGTGCAGCTGACCAGATCGACCCGGAGGTCGCCCGAGTTGCAACCCCAGTAGATGCCCAGATAGGGATCGCACAGGTTGATCGGGTACGACTGCGTGACCGTGCATTGCGGCGCTGGATAGCGGTTGCAGTTGTAGACCGTAGCTGGATCGACCCCGCTGCCGCCAACGCAATAATAGCCGTAGACCTGCCGCTGCTCGACCCTGACGGTGAGCGTCACCGGGCAGTTCTTCATCTCCTGGGTCGCTGTATAGCCGGTGTTGCAGGTGGCCATGTAGCGTGCGGCGCTGCCGGTTCCCGGAGGCAGGGGGACGCAGCGGCCTTGCGTGCCGCCGATCGCCATACCGCTCGTATAGGAGAGCGGATCGTCACTAATGACCTTGCTGCGCGCAATAGTCGCATCGAGATCCTGCGGCGCGAAGCGTGCGCGCCGATCCATTGAATCCTTCATCGTGCGATAGCCGGTGCTGGTGCTCGTCTGACTGGCCGCTTCGCGGCTCATCCGGTCGGGGTCGTCGAAGTAGCCCGATTGGCTCGGCACCCCGCCGAAATTGGGCACCCGGCTGGCATCGGGCTGGACCGTCGCGGCATTTTGCGCCGTCCCGGCCTTGTCCTTGCCGAAAGCTTTCCCGTCGGCCTTGGCGGCGTCCATGGTGCCCTGGGCCTGAGCGTGGGCGAGGGTGGGGCACATGAGTGCGAGCGCGATGCTCGCGAAGAAGGTGCCTTTCATGGCCTTTGCCTTTCAAGTCGGGCGAGATGCTGGGCGGCGAGCTTCGCGCCTGGGCCGCTGCCTTGCGCAAAGGTCGTGAGCGCATGGGCCGTGGTCACGTTGCCGCTCATGCGATCGAAGGGCGGGACGGCGGTGGTGCAATCGAACCCGTCGCACAGGTCGAAGTCGCTCGAGGTGACGACGTAGGCAGGCACGGCTTCGATGTCGAAGGCGCGGAACAGACGCGGGTCGATCCCGACACCATCCATCTGCTCGCCGGGCTTCAGGACACGCGACAAGGCATCGGTCATGACTTTGGCCGAGCCTTGCGTAAGCCCGCGGAACACGACCACGCCGCCGGCGCGCGTCACGTCATCCATCATCTGCCGAAGGGCGGTGGCCGGCATCGACAGCGACGCAAAGGCAATGAAGCGGGGGGCCTCGCCCATGCCTTGCTTGGCCAGGTCGCCGGCATCGACAACCATTCGGTCGAAGTCGAATGTCGGATCGCCGGATTGCCCTCGCGGCTTGGGTTCGTTCGCATAGCGCCGACCGTTGGTCTTGCCGGCTTCAGCGCTTGCAGTGGCTTCGGCCGTGACCGCGCTGGCCCGCGAGCGGGCCTGGGCCGCGAGTGCATCGGCCTCACCGGCTTCGCTTGCCGCTCGCGCGCGGATCGCCTCGAGATCGATGTCCGGGGCGGTGCTCTGGGCAAGCGCGCCGCCGAGGGCCGCCGTGCTCGCAATTGCTG encodes the following:
- a CDS encoding conjugal transfer protein TraH, producing MKRPKTVLLAALLAATIPLSSVSADVGSSMDSFLNDVGGAANVNGPTAFQGQSAGYYSLGNVWTRFPQKTTNIANLQLPRARAGCGGIDIFAGSFSFINASEIVAMLKAVANNAVGFAFSLAIDTVCPECSKIMQEFSQKAQLMNNLNINSCEMAQGLVGGIWPKGDLADKAICEAIGNSEGIFTDYAAAKHGCGTKGQRASTTAQGSGKYDDVNPGVARNYTWTILKKSAFFSPGGTFDRELAEYAMTLIGTIIYVPPKDDEPGKFVPIAGEASSTLVTSLLDGTGANRVLIFNCDETDKCLDPGFKSFALPASKALRPRVAALIDGMVQAIHDDTPITDAQKELLQVASIPLYKILTVQAAYGRGMPTDDRETLAEIASVDLLFAVLDRIVSEAGRSMSSFIGADEAKIAMWQGQVNVVRQALADRQANTHLRVTAIMQIIEKTAFIENVLATQMSPGMAAALDWSRGVQSRALTH
- a CDS encoding conjugal transfer protein TraF; the encoded protein is MPAHASKVRRRLLAACLTLIASCPLPAAPASAEEPPLVTTSEKQDSFYCEQRRLGYWFYCTRPRQPEQDAAIPAPSASATSQLDAVTATLRELKAKAILEPTPANVTAYIRFQREQLDRASLFSDVWQRAIWQDPDLDYTLQRPVSTLGKRQWQDARTSERDTVMGNLSQRYGLFYFFAQSCGACEVMSPIVQGVASTWHITVRAISTDGGPSRHFPSYTVETNQRTRMGLEPKVTPAVVLWDAAKGRAIPVGYGVMSADELQDRIYLLTSKEAGRDY
- a CDS encoding conjugal transfer protein TraN encodes the protein MKGTFFASIALALMCPTLAHAQAQGTMDAAKADGKAFGKDKAGTAQNAATVQPDASRVPNFGGVPSQSGYFDDPDRMSREAASQTSTSTGYRTMKDSMDRRARFAPQDLDATIARSKVISDDPLSYTSGMAIGGTQGRCVPLPPGTGSAARYMATCNTGYTATQEMKNCPVTLTVRVEQRQVYGYYCVGGSGVDPATVYNCNRYPAPQCTVTQSYPINLCDPYLGIYWGCNSGDLRVDLVSCTSPVDGATPYTVTGENVVTATRDESQCASLAGDSTCQKDTETCADSDPVTRIVDGVAVTQPCWAWSRSYACATYTEAQDCQTLESTPGCKLVREDCLTDEPCRTWERVYDCPVPDQPASTNQFICDGDVYCIDGSCETIEREANDEFKDAAVALNAMGQARREFDPDTLSLFKGTRETCSSKVFGILNCCKGKGFPLIPGIQLLVALGCSREEMLLHERDVQGLCAYVGTYCSSSFLGVCLTKKKVYCCFESKLSRILQEQGRQQLGRPWGKPKTEQCLGFTIDEFARLDLSKMDFSEVYAEFTDAARLPDELQAATEIQQKIEDYYARARQ
- the trbC gene encoding type-F conjugative transfer system pilin assembly protein TrbC, with the protein product MKTSLHHIVLAAIASTAALGGALAQSTAPDIDLEAIRARAASEAGEADALAAQARSRASAVTAEATASAEAGKTNGRRYANEPKPRGQSGDPTFDFDRMVVDAGDLAKQGMGEAPRFIAFASLSMPATALRQMMDDVTRAGGVVVFRGLTQGSAKVMTDALSRVLKPGEQMDGVGIDPRLFRAFDIEAVPAYVVTSSDFDLCDGFDCTTAVPPFDRMSGNVTTAHALTTFAQGSGPGAKLAAQHLARLERQRP